The following proteins are encoded in a genomic region of Methanobrevibacter sp.:
- a CDS encoding heavy-metal-associated domain-containing protein — protein sequence MANEKEKTLKVVGMHCPSCVAAVELSITDIDGVDEAKANLDTGDVEVKYNADKVNDEDLIEAVEEAGFKVE from the coding sequence ATGGCAAATGAAAAAGAAAAAACTTTAAAAGTTGTTGGAATGCATTGTCCATCATGTGTAGCTGCTGTAGAATTATCCATAACTGATATTGATGGTGTAGATGAAGCAAAAGCAAATTTGGACACAGGTGATGTAGAAGTTAAGTACAATGCAGATAAAGTCAATGATGAAGATTTAATCGAAGCTGTTGAAGAAGCAGGTTTTAAAGTAGAATAA
- a CDS encoding type II glyceraldehyde-3-phosphate dehydrogenase has translation MKSVAINGYGTIGKRVADAVAAQDDMKVIGVSKTRPNYEARSAVEEKGYDLYIGIPEREQQFKDAGIEIAGTVEDMIQEADIVVDCTPGNIGPKNLEMYKEAGVKAIYQGGEDHDLTGLSFNSFANYDDSYGADYTRVVSCNTTGLTRTLHTLDPIVDIKKVRAVMVRRGSDPGEVKKGPINAIVPNPPKVPSHHGPDVKTVMGDIDVTTMALLVPTTLMHQHNLMVEINNEVTNDEVIDALEKRSRVMVVDAAAGLGSTAELMEYAKELGRNRNDLYEIPVWRESINVVGNELFYMQAVHQESDVVPESVDAIRAMLEMESDNEKSIAKTNKAMGIL, from the coding sequence ATGAAATCTGTAGCTATTAATGGATATGGAACCATCGGAAAAAGAGTAGCTGATGCAGTAGCTGCTCAGGATGACATGAAAGTTATTGGTGTTAGTAAAACAAGACCTAACTATGAAGCTAGAAGTGCTGTTGAAGAAAAAGGTTATGATTTATACATCGGAATCCCAGAACGTGAACAACAATTTAAGGATGCTGGAATCGAAATTGCAGGAACTGTGGAAGACATGATTCAGGAAGCAGATATTGTTGTTGATTGTACTCCTGGAAATATCGGTCCTAAAAACCTTGAAATGTATAAGGAAGCAGGTGTAAAAGCTATTTATCAAGGTGGAGAAGACCATGATTTAACAGGTCTTTCATTTAATTCATTTGCAAATTATGATGACTCTTACGGTGCAGATTACACTAGAGTTGTTTCATGTAACACTACTGGTTTAACCCGTACATTACACACTCTTGATCCTATTGTAGATATCAAAAAGGTTAGAGCTGTAATGGTAAGAAGAGGATCCGACCCTGGTGAAGTAAAAAAAGGTCCTATTAATGCTATAGTTCCAAATCCTCCTAAAGTACCATCACACCACGGTCCTGACGTAAAAACCGTAATGGGGGACATTGATGTTACTACAATGGCTTTACTTGTTCCAACCACATTAATGCACCAACATAATTTGATGGTTGAGATTAACAATGAAGTAACTAACGATGAGGTTATTGACGCTTTGGAAAAACGTTCCAGAGTAATGGTTGTTGACGCTGCTGCCGGTTTAGGTTCTACTGCAGAACTCATGGAATATGCAAAGGAACTTGGAAGAAATAGAAATGATCTATATGAGATTCCTGTTTGGAGAGAATCAATAAATGTTGTAGGAAATGAACTTTTCTATATGCAGGCTGTTCACCAAGAATCAGATGTTGTTCCTGAAAGTGTTGATGCAATCCGCGCAATGCTTGAAATGGAAAGCGACAATGAAAAGTCAATAGCTAAAACTAATAAAGCAATGGGAATTTTATAA
- a CDS encoding TIM barrel protein, which yields MKSKVLFGPSGKPVNYSGPVYKATKYIKDEGLDSFEYGAVHGVRISEKSANVLKEGSNDNDILVSMHGPYYINLCSTSEETMEKSIGHLFKAAQAGEWMGAYRIVFHPGFYSKRDPKIAMSEAKKTINKLLNKCEEEGIEDFTFSPETTGKRTQLGNVHEIVELCSEFEHFEPTVDFAHVHARGRGCLNTKDDYNCIFSAIEDNLDIDMLHCHFTTIEYGDGGEIKHHTLAEGDEFGPDIKDLLEILIDNGWNANIICETPNRDEDAILMKETYLSML from the coding sequence ATGAAATCAAAGGTACTATTTGGGCCTTCTGGAAAACCTGTTAATTATTCTGGCCCTGTTTATAAAGCAACTAAATATATTAAGGATGAGGGTCTTGACTCTTTTGAATATGGGGCTGTTCATGGCGTAAGGATCAGCGAAAAATCAGCAAACGTACTGAAGGAAGGTTCTAATGACAATGATATTCTAGTTTCAATGCACGGTCCTTATTATATCAATTTATGTTCTACAAGTGAAGAGACAATGGAAAAAAGCATTGGGCATCTATTTAAGGCAGCACAGGCGGGTGAATGGATGGGTGCTTATAGAATTGTTTTCCATCCTGGTTTTTACAGCAAAAGGGATCCGAAAATAGCTATGAGTGAAGCTAAAAAAACCATTAATAAACTTCTGAACAAGTGTGAAGAGGAAGGAATTGAAGATTTTACTTTTTCTCCGGAAACAACCGGAAAACGTACACAATTGGGAAATGTTCATGAAATTGTTGAGCTATGTTCCGAATTTGAACATTTTGAACCAACTGTAGATTTCGCTCATGTTCATGCTCGTGGAAGGGGTTGCTTGAACACTAAGGATGATTATAACTGTATTTTTTCAGCCATTGAGGATAATTTGGACATTGACATGTTGCACTGTCATTTCACTACAATTGAATATGGGGATGGGGGTGAAATCAAACACCATACATTGGCTGAAGGTGATGAATTCGGGCCTGACATTAAAGATTTGCTAGAAATTCTGATTGACAACGGTTGGAATGCAAATATAATTTGTGAAACCCCTAATCGTGATGAAGATGCAATTCTAATGAAAGAAACCTATCTTTCAATGCTTTAA
- a CDS encoding AAA family ATPase, producing MKSNPKQVESKSSVNVKVVKNSENTKYAELVVIKAVGYPFDFSLMENDLEILDKDLFEQYAREQWMGLVVREGSYLFDQKIIPDFGFQILTAEPNDSTISENTKIELVEESISKNNEIKSVKSNIMLADVVGQQNAKNKTKVLVKYIQDPEKFGDWAPKNILFYGLPGTGKTMLVKALSNELDVPLYLIKATSLIGDHVGDGASKIEELFDKAQKDTPAIIFIDEIDAIALHRSFQSLRGDVTEIVNALLTEMDGINRNDAIVTIGATNNPTSLDSAVRSRFEEEIEFTLPNDDERRAIFENNLKTYPLEYDLDMEKLVKLSKNMSGRDIKEKILKTALHHSISIDKDVVEMSDIEYAFKSGKVKNSEVKGMFE from the coding sequence TTGAAAAGTAATCCAAAACAAGTCGAAAGCAAAAGTTCCGTTAACGTTAAGGTAGTTAAAAACTCTGAAAATACTAAATATGCGGAATTGGTTGTTATTAAAGCTGTTGGATATCCGTTCGATTTCAGTTTGATGGAAAACGATTTGGAGATACTTGATAAAGACCTTTTTGAACAGTATGCTCGTGAACAGTGGATGGGGCTTGTTGTAAGGGAAGGCTCTTATCTTTTTGATCAGAAAATCATTCCTGATTTTGGATTTCAGATATTGACTGCAGAACCTAATGACTCCACCATTTCTGAAAATACTAAAATAGAATTGGTTGAAGAGTCTATTTCTAAAAATAATGAGATAAAATCAGTCAAGTCCAATATAATGCTTGCTGATGTTGTCGGTCAGCAAAATGCTAAAAACAAAACCAAAGTTTTAGTTAAATACATTCAGGACCCTGAAAAATTCGGTGATTGGGCTCCTAAAAACATTTTATTTTATGGCCTTCCAGGGACTGGCAAAACCATGCTTGTAAAGGCATTATCCAATGAGCTTGATGTTCCATTGTATTTAATCAAGGCCACTTCTTTAATAGGCGATCATGTTGGGGATGGTGCATCTAAAATAGAGGAACTTTTTGACAAAGCTCAGAAGGATACTCCAGCAATAATTTTTATCGATGAGATTGATGCAATAGCTCTTCACAGGTCTTTCCAGTCTTTAAGAGGGGATGTTACTGAAATTGTAAATGCGCTTTTAACAGAAATGGATGGAATTAATAGGAACGATGCTATTGTAACAATTGGAGCTACTAACAATCCGACTTCCTTGGATTCTGCCGTTAGAAGTAGGTTTGAAGAGGAAATAGAATTCACTCTTCCAAATGACGATGAGAGAAGAGCAATATTTGAAAATAATCTTAAAACATATCCTCTTGAATATGATCTTGATATGGAAAAACTAGTTAAATTGTCTAAAAACATGTCTGGAAGGGACATTAAGGAAAAAATACTTAAAACAGCCCTTCATCATTCAATATCTATTGATAAGGATGTTGTGGAAATGTCAGATATTGAATATGCATTTAAATCAGGCAAAGTTAAAAATTCAGAAGTAAAGGGAATGTTCGAATAG
- the hemA gene encoding glutamyl-tRNA reductase has translation MIINIRVDYTVADIETMEHVSKQIDEIFERLKEKYSIDEYIEISTCNRKEYYIHNDNCVIDEPLLDHENKSIIIEHGDVAINHLFRMASGLESMIVGEDQILGQIKDSLNIAKKERHCGKILDTIFTKAIHVGQVVRNKTNINKGSVSIGSVAVDLAEKHFETLENKVVLVIGAGKMGSLVAKSLAEKNLEAIFVANRTYYTAVQLAKDLNGEAIFFDDLNKYLKTADVVISATGAPHPIITKKRLLEIGNDFEGLFMVDIANPRDISSDVEDLGVNLCNIDDLRELAEFNKNQRKSESIEAEIIIGEEFDLLKESFKIMEIDDILGHLRSSMEDIRQRETQKAIVKLSDVDGSVKILDNLTKSIVNKIFYDINKNLKEAAKNDEEKVIEMAEYIFK, from the coding sequence GTGATTATTAATATAAGAGTGGATTATACAGTTGCAGACATTGAAACAATGGAACATGTTTCAAAACAAATCGATGAGATTTTTGAAAGGCTTAAAGAAAAGTATTCTATTGATGAATACATTGAAATATCCACATGCAATAGAAAGGAATATTATATTCATAATGACAATTGTGTAATCGATGAACCGCTTCTTGATCATGAAAACAAGTCCATAATAATAGAACATGGTGATGTAGCTATAAATCACTTATTTAGAATGGCCTCAGGTTTGGAATCAATGATTGTTGGAGAGGACCAGATTTTAGGCCAAATTAAAGATTCTTTAAACATTGCTAAAAAAGAACGCCACTGTGGAAAAATTTTAGACACTATTTTTACAAAGGCCATCCATGTGGGACAAGTGGTGCGTAATAAAACCAACATCAACAAAGGTTCCGTCTCAATCGGGTCCGTAGCTGTTGATCTGGCTGAAAAACACTTTGAAACTCTTGAAAACAAGGTAGTTTTGGTTATCGGTGCTGGAAAAATGGGCAGTCTTGTTGCCAAATCATTGGCTGAAAAGAATCTGGAAGCCATTTTTGTAGCGAACAGAACATATTATACAGCAGTTCAATTAGCTAAAGATTTAAATGGGGAAGCAATATTCTTTGATGATTTGAATAAATATCTGAAAACAGCAGATGTTGTGATAAGTGCAACTGGTGCGCCACATCCAATAATTACTAAAAAAAGACTTTTGGAGATAGGAAATGATTTTGAAGGACTTTTTATGGTAGATATTGCAAATCCTCGTGATATCAGCAGTGATGTGGAAGATTTGGGTGTTAACTTATGTAATATAGATGATTTGCGTGAACTTGCAGAGTTCAATAAAAACCAAAGAAAAAGCGAATCAATAGAGGCCGAAATAATCATAGGTGAAGAGTTTGATTTGCTTAAAGAATCATTTAAAATAATGGAAATAGATGACATACTTGGCCATTTACGTTCATCTATGGAAGATATAAGACAACGTGAAACACAAAAAGCTATAGTAAAACTATCTGATGTAGATGGCAGTGTGAAAATCTTAGATAATTTGACAAAATCAATAGTGAATAAAATTTTTTATGATATAAACAAAAACCTAAAAGAAGCCGCAAAGAATGATGAAGAAAAGGTTATAGAAATGGCAGAATACATTTTTAAATAA
- a CDS encoding bifunctional precorrin-2 dehydrogenase/sirohydrochlorin ferrochelatase has translation MNWTSIYLKTENHNVFILGTGEVATRRANKFLDHGANVCLAGNHLDEGLKEKGALLKSTDEVNELVEWADIVIIASGDEELCEYVSEISKDKLLNRADFPDKGNIIVPNSFYVGDIEISIFTGAKSPLISKYLRKKIQSIITEEDIIKIELQDYARKILKKNIDDQKVRKQYLYEIFENPNLEDLIKQRKIEESKIYINKLIAHI, from the coding sequence ATGAATTGGACTTCAATTTATCTTAAAACTGAAAATCATAATGTTTTTATTCTAGGTACTGGAGAAGTGGCTACTAGAAGAGCAAATAAATTTCTTGACCATGGGGCGAATGTTTGTCTGGCTGGAAACCATTTGGATGAAGGATTAAAAGAAAAAGGAGCTCTTTTGAAAAGCACTGATGAAGTTAACGAATTGGTTGAATGGGCAGACATTGTCATAATAGCTAGTGGCGATGAAGAACTTTGCGAATATGTATCTGAAATATCAAAGGATAAGCTGCTAAACCGGGCAGATTTTCCAGACAAAGGAAATATTATTGTTCCGAATAGCTTTTATGTAGGGGATATTGAAATTTCTATTTTTACAGGAGCAAAAAGCCCCTTGATTTCAAAATATCTCCGTAAAAAAATTCAAAGCATCATTACTGAAGAGGACATTATAAAAATCGAACTTCAGGATTATGCTCGAAAGATACTTAAAAAGAACATTGATGACCAGAAGGTTCGAAAGCAATATTTATATGAAATATTTGAAAATCCGAACCTTGAAGACTTAATTAAACAAAGAAAAATTGAAGAATCAAAAATATACATTAATAAATTAATTGCCCATATTTAG
- a CDS encoding methanogenesis marker 9 domain-containing protein, giving the protein MSWDDAPSHICRGGDKRGLAFCCPPVKPCPIMFALEEVNLTPQEYIDIKNKFAKETRLGEGPGTCFGSLVWCCKPSKPCPLRDMTLRNINMTPDEYLDLKKQLSEALVGEEGSTLDENAIALSQNFDISKTEALKVLEDCNNDLRKAVKLLKVKSLEDSD; this is encoded by the coding sequence ATGAGTTGGGATGATGCACCATCACACATTTGTAGAGGCGGAGATAAAAGAGGATTAGCATTTTGCTGTCCGCCGGTAAAGCCATGTCCAATCATGTTTGCATTAGAGGAAGTAAATTTAACTCCACAAGAATATATTGACATTAAAAACAAATTTGCGAAGGAAACTAGATTAGGTGAAGGTCCTGGAACCTGTTTTGGATCTCTCGTATGGTGTTGTAAACCTTCTAAACCATGCCCATTACGTGACATGACCTTAAGAAATATCAATATGACTCCAGATGAATATTTGGACTTGAAAAAACAACTTTCAGAGGCATTGGTTGGTGAGGAAGGAAGTACTCTTGATGAAAATGCAATAGCTCTTTCTCAAAATTTCGATATTTCAAAAACTGAAGCATTGAAGGTATTGGAAGATTGCAATAACGATTTAAGAAAAGCTGTAAAATTATTAAAAGTCAAATCATTAGAAGATTCTGATTAA
- the glp gene encoding gephyrin-like molybdotransferase Glp: MGTEFLKIKESEEATEIIQNLFDECYRAEGEEIPVADAYGRILFEDVLSPMDFPPFDKALKDGFAVKAEDTFGANDENPNTLEVIDFLEAGSTTDKVVESGKAIEISTGAAMPEGADAVVMVEYCDKGEKSVDILKSATPTLDVAKKGSDIGQGELLMEKGSVLTPGKIGVLLSQGFKTVNVFKKPSVGVISTGNELIDQEDELTYGKIFDVNGNMIKNDVISCGGDAKFLGIVKDNYDQLKQKIQESLKEADILICSGGTSAGLGDVIKHVLDELGEVYIHGISVQPGKPTIVGVVDDKIIIGLPGNPVSALMIFNVFVAPAITKLSGIDYNFAEHSINGILQKRIHSPVGRMQYQLVKIDGDKVYPIFKDSGAIFSLSTADGYVKVLKSVELVDEGEEVEVFLFNKLI, from the coding sequence GTGGGAACAGAATTTTTAAAAATTAAAGAATCTGAAGAAGCTACTGAAATTATCCAAAACCTTTTTGACGAATGTTACCGTGCGGAAGGTGAAGAAATTCCTGTAGCTGATGCTTATGGTAGAATTCTTTTTGAGGATGTTTTAAGCCCAATGGATTTCCCTCCATTTGATAAGGCGTTAAAAGATGGTTTTGCAGTAAAGGCAGAAGATACTTTTGGTGCAAATGATGAAAATCCAAACACTTTGGAAGTTATAGATTTTCTTGAAGCCGGTTCAACAACAGATAAGGTAGTTGAAAGCGGAAAGGCTATTGAAATAAGTACTGGTGCTGCAATGCCTGAAGGTGCAGATGCTGTTGTTATGGTGGAATACTGTGATAAGGGTGAAAAATCTGTAGATATCTTAAAAAGTGCAACACCAACATTGGATGTAGCTAAAAAAGGATCTGACATTGGTCAGGGAGAATTGCTCATGGAAAAAGGTTCAGTTTTAACTCCAGGTAAAATAGGAGTGTTGCTTTCTCAAGGATTTAAAACTGTCAACGTATTTAAAAAACCTTCTGTTGGAGTAATATCTACTGGAAATGAATTAATTGATCAGGAAGATGAATTAACCTACGGAAAAATCTTTGACGTTAATGGAAACATGATTAAAAATGATGTAATTTCCTGCGGTGGAGATGCCAAATTTTTAGGAATAGTCAAGGACAACTATGACCAACTTAAGCAAAAGATTCAGGAATCTTTAAAAGAGGCAGATATTTTAATCTGCTCAGGCGGAACCTCTGCCGGTCTTGGAGATGTAATAAAGCACGTATTGGATGAATTGGGTGAAGTATATATTCATGGAATATCTGTGCAGCCAGGAAAACCAACAATTGTAGGGGTTGTAGATGATAAAATAATAATTGGGCTTCCGGGAAATCCTGTTTCTGCATTAATGATATTTAATGTATTTGTAGCTCCAGCTATTACAAAATTGTCTGGAATCGACTATAATTTTGCAGAACATTCAATTAATGGAATTTTGCAAAAAAGAATTCATTCTCCTGTTGGAAGGATGCAATATCAATTGGTAAAAATTGATGGGGATAAGGTATATCCTATTTTTAAAGATTCTGGAGCAATATTTTCACTTTCAACAGCTGATGGTTATGTTAAAGTCCTTAAGTCAGTAGAACTTGTTGATGAAGGGGAAGAAGTAGAAGTATTCTTGTTTAATAAATTGATATAG
- a CDS encoding GyrI-like domain-containing protein yields the protein MQCEEKHIPDQKLAVINYKGPIEDMDVLVAKLMGWVEEEEIDVKGEPFIIYYSPRHEVGNGEDVVFDVGIVLGDDEDPEKTDLIRIVDLFEHNVLAGIHEGDTSSIMDTYEKIVDYSVNNGYEIIGSPTEILIKSKYNADDVDNYITEIQVPIIKI from the coding sequence ATGCAATGCGAGGAAAAACACATACCTGATCAAAAACTAGCAGTAATTAATTATAAAGGACCAATTGAAGATATGGATGTTCTTGTAGCTAAGCTAATGGGCTGGGTTGAAGAAGAAGAGATTGATGTTAAAGGCGAACCGTTCATTATTTATTATTCTCCAAGACATGAAGTTGGAAATGGTGAAGATGTCGTATTCGATGTTGGAATTGTCTTGGGTGATGATGAAGATCCTGAAAAGACAGATTTAATCAGAATCGTTGATTTATTTGAACATAATGTTTTGGCAGGAATTCATGAGGGAGACACCAGCTCAATAATGGATACCTATGAAAAAATTGTTGACTATTCCGTTAACAATGGATATGAGATAATCGGATCACCAACTGAAATTTTGATTAAAAGCAAATATAATGCGGATGATGTAGATAATTATATAACTGAGATTCAAGTTCCTATTATTAAGATATAA
- a CDS encoding TldD/PmbA family protein, translating into MLIDKGDDVVNEVSKIAEEYEIYMVQGKEIELESEKNRLNFAKEEISEGIGIRVIKDNKVGFAFTSDFSKIKETAEQALSNTKLNKEDKNIKFAMPEKQINVKNIYDKTFESLDIETAIDNLNNVIQQSEERGCEVTSSGFSANEIERVIINSNGVNSSLQKTLFSIGLSVNVIKGTDISTSYDSVVSTNYDNIKGDELSENVCNLALNSLGGNNIETDDYNVVLDYHAATGLLSTFISAFSSENVERGRSILKGKEGTQITTEALTLIDDGAYDGGIYSRPFDGEGTVSENTTLLENGVLNSFLYDITNANKANTKSTSNGSRSYASTPSVAPSNLIFNFKESVGINEIQKGVLVSSVLGAHTANPITGDFSVEANNAFKIENGEITTPIKKAMISGNIFELLKDCQKVESDIKQYGPYIIPKVLVHNLRVIGQN; encoded by the coding sequence ATGTTAATCGATAAAGGTGACGATGTAGTAAATGAGGTCTCAAAAATAGCTGAAGAATATGAGATATACATGGTTCAGGGAAAAGAGATTGAACTTGAATCCGAAAAGAACAGACTTAATTTTGCAAAAGAAGAGATAAGTGAAGGTATTGGAATCAGAGTAATAAAAGACAACAAAGTGGGATTTGCATTCACTTCAGACTTCTCAAAAATTAAGGAAACTGCAGAACAAGCTTTATCAAACACTAAATTAAATAAAGAAGACAAAAACATTAAGTTTGCAATGCCTGAAAAACAGATAAACGTCAAGAACATTTATGATAAAACATTTGAAAGCCTGGACATTGAAACAGCTATTGACAATTTGAACAATGTCATCCAACAGTCAGAGGAAAGGGGATGTGAAGTTACTTCATCTGGTTTTTCAGCTAATGAAATTGAAAGAGTCATAATTAATTCAAATGGAGTAAATTCAAGTTTACAAAAGACACTGTTCTCCATAGGATTATCCGTAAATGTTATAAAAGGAACAGACATTTCCACATCTTACGATTCAGTAGTATCCACCAATTACGACAACATAAAGGGTGACGAATTAAGTGAAAACGTTTGCAATCTTGCATTGAATTCTTTAGGAGGAAATAATATTGAAACCGATGATTATAATGTTGTTCTTGATTATCATGCCGCTACAGGCCTCCTTTCAACATTCATCTCAGCATTTTCCTCTGAAAACGTGGAGCGCGGAAGATCAATACTTAAAGGAAAAGAAGGTACACAAATCACTACAGAAGCATTAACACTAATAGATGATGGGGCATATGATGGCGGAATATATTCCAGGCCTTTTGATGGTGAAGGAACAGTAAGTGAAAACACCACACTCCTTGAAAACGGTGTTTTGAATTCATTTTTATATGACATAACAAATGCGAATAAAGCGAATACGAAAAGTACAAGTAATGGAAGCAGAAGTTATGCCTCAACACCATCCGTTGCACCGAGCAATTTGATTTTTAATTTTAAAGAAAGTGTTGGAATTAATGAAATTCAAAAAGGAGTTCTTGTATCAAGCGTTTTAGGAGCACATACTGCCAATCCGATTACTGGAGATTTCTCAGTGGAGGCAAATAATGCATTCAAAATAGAAAATGGAGAAATAACAACCCCTATTAAAAAGGCAATGATTTCAGGAAACATTTTTGAATTGCTAAAAGATTGCCAAAAAGTAGAATCCGATATCAAACAATATGGACCATATATCATTCCTAAAGTATTAGTCCATAATTTAAGAGTTATTGGACAAAATTGA
- a CDS encoding phosphoglycolate phosphatase — translation MKIEAIAVDIDGTITDSKRRLCNSAMQAIRKAEEIGVPTIIVTGNLVTFGYATATLIGATGGVVCENGGVIFKEGLNDTRVQILTEKTYVNKANEYLLEKIPKLAKISAQDNDYRETEVAYYKFMEKEDLEKALIGFEDADKVEIYDSGFALHLTDKRVSKGSSLKILCEQTGINIDNVMAMGDSQNDIDFLKYAGLKVAVANADEGLKEESDYVCEKPYGDGVAEAIEKFVLGDE, via the coding sequence ATGAAAATTGAAGCAATCGCAGTAGATATAGACGGAACAATAACAGACTCAAAAAGAAGACTTTGCAATTCAGCCATGCAAGCCATTAGAAAAGCTGAAGAGATTGGAGTGCCAACAATAATAGTTACCGGCAATTTGGTAACTTTCGGATATGCAACAGCCACCCTTATAGGAGCTACAGGAGGGGTTGTTTGTGAAAACGGAGGAGTCATATTCAAAGAAGGCCTTAACGATACAAGAGTCCAAATCTTAACAGAGAAAACATATGTAAATAAAGCTAACGAATATTTGCTTGAAAAAATACCAAAACTTGCAAAAATCAGTGCACAGGATAATGATTATCGTGAAACAGAAGTGGCTTACTACAAATTTATGGAAAAAGAAGACTTAGAAAAAGCATTGATTGGATTTGAAGATGCTGACAAAGTAGAAATTTATGATAGTGGATTTGCACTTCACCTAACCGACAAAAGAGTAAGCAAAGGATCATCCCTCAAGATCTTATGTGAACAGACAGGCATAAACATTGACAATGTTATGGCAATGGGAGACAGTCAAAACGATATTGACTTTTTAAAATATGCAGGCCTTAAAGTTGCAGTTGCAAACGCCGATGAAGGGCTTAAGGAAGAAAGTGATTATGTTTGTGAAAAACCATATGGTGACGGTGTAGCAGAAGCTATTGAAAAATTCGTGCTCGGAGATGAATAA
- the hypD gene encoding hydrogenase formation protein HypD: MKNLSKTLIKKINEIKTPVKIMHVCGSHEHTIMENGIRTLLPEEVEIVAGPGCPVCVVPSREIDEALELIDKGVTVTTFGDMLRVPGSNGSLAEAKAEGGDVRVVYGINKAIEIAEKEDNDVVFIAAGFETTAPTTAAELLATPPENFSVLSCHRLIPPAIDYLINSGQTNVNALIEPGHVCTIIGTKPFDYFSTEYKIPQSVAGFNPLDILMSVYMILRQIKNDSPKMENEYNRAVREEGNEIAQEMMEQVFNVESREWRGFPQIPNSVLEIKDEFSEFNAREKYDIEVKEVTEAPKGCICGPILRGMARPEDCKLFGKTCNPLHPIGACMVSKEGTCNIAHRYAKR, translated from the coding sequence ATGAAAAATCTTTCAAAAACCCTAATAAAAAAAATAAACGAAATAAAAACTCCCGTAAAAATAATGCATGTTTGTGGTTCCCATGAACATACAATAATGGAAAACGGAATAAGAACACTGCTTCCTGAAGAAGTGGAAATTGTTGCAGGGCCAGGATGTCCTGTTTGTGTTGTTCCTTCACGTGAAATCGATGAAGCACTTGAATTAATTGATAAAGGAGTTACAGTAACAACATTTGGAGATATGCTTAGAGTACCGGGGTCAAATGGATCATTAGCTGAAGCAAAAGCTGAAGGTGGAGATGTTAGGGTAGTATATGGAATTAATAAAGCTATTGAAATAGCTGAAAAAGAGGATAACGATGTTGTTTTTATTGCTGCAGGATTCGAAACAACAGCACCGACAACAGCGGCAGAACTATTAGCTACACCTCCTGAAAACTTTTCAGTACTTTCCTGCCATAGGCTAATACCTCCAGCAATTGATTATCTGATAAATTCCGGACAGACAAATGTAAACGCTTTGATTGAACCTGGCCATGTTTGTACAATTATTGGAACCAAACCATTTGATTATTTCTCAACCGAATATAAAATACCACAATCTGTAGCTGGTTTTAACCCATTAGATATTTTAATGTCAGTTTACATGATTTTAAGACAGATAAAAAATGATTCCCCAAAAATGGAAAATGAATACAATCGTGCAGTTCGTGAAGAAGGTAATGAAATTGCACAGGAAATGATGGAACAGGTATTTAATGTGGAAAGCAGAGAATGGAGAGGATTCCCACAAATTCCAAATTCTGTCCTTGAGATAAAAGACGAATTTTCAGAATTTAATGCACGGGAAAAATATGATATTGAAGTGAAAGAAGTTACAGAAGCTCCAAAAGGATGCATTTGCGGCCCTATTCTAAGAGGAATGGCAAGACCGGAAGATTGTAAACTATTTGGAAAAACATGCAACCCTCTTCATCCAATAGGAGCATGTATGGTAAGTAAAGAAGGAACATGTAACATAGCACACAGATATGCAAAAAGGTGA